The proteins below come from a single Panicum hallii strain FIL2 chromosome 7, PHallii_v3.1, whole genome shotgun sequence genomic window:
- the LOC112900565 gene encoding uncharacterized protein LOC112900565 yields the protein MGTAADGCMARAVIGTAGDGELETAGGGGGNGDGGTARAGMETAGDGELETAGGGGGNGDGGTARAGMETAGDGELETAGSGGGNGVGGTARAGMETSGDGDGRRRGDGDGAGRDRGGRRQQGWGRWRRGWARHSNYQIKIPIVDTVSRK from the exons AtggggacggcggcggacggctgCATGGCGCGGGCTGTGATAGGGACGGCCGGGGATGGGGAGTTggagacggccggcggcggtggcgggaatGGGgatggcggcacggcgcgggcggggaTGGAGACGGCCGGGGATGGGGAGTTggagacggccggcggcggtggcgggaatGGGgacggcggcacggcgcgggcggggaTGGAGACGGCCGGGGATGGGGAGTTGGAGACGGCCGGCAGCGGTGGCGGGAATGGGgtcggcggcacggcgcgggcggggaTGGAGACGTCCGGGGATggggacggccggcggcggggggatGGGGACGGCGCTGGCAGGGatcggggcgggcggcggcagcagggatggggacggtggcggcggggatggGCACG GCATAGCAATTACCAGATCAAGATTCCAATTGTAGATACTGTGTCCAGAAAATAG